GCCGAGCCGGTGGTCGGGATGTCGACCTGGCGGGTGACGTCGCCGGCGGCCCAGGTGCCCAGATGGACGAAGTCGCGCCGCGTCTCCCCGTCGCCCGTTTCGGTGTCGGTCTGGGTGCCCCACCATCCCCATTCGAGGAAGGCGCATTCGCACTCCGTCACGCCCGCGTCGGCGAAGAGCTGCGGCTGCGGGGTGAGGGTCGAGGGGATCATGTACGTCGCCGGGCTCTGGTCGGCGACCTGGCGGGCCACCTGGCCGCCGTCGAGCGTCATCTGCGTGTCGGGGCTGCCGGGCTCGTTGTTGTAGCCGGCCTCGATGGCGCCGTAGGTGTCGTGGTCGACGTAGGTCTCGGTCGTCGTCGAGCCGCGCACCAGCGCAATGGAGGCCTCCACCTGGCCGGTGACGTCCGCGCGCTGCGACAGGTCCACCGTGCCGAGGCCGAACGGGACCTGGTAGCGCGCCACCGGGTCTTCGCTCTCGTTGACGTCGTCGACGATGATGACGCCGCCGATGCCGGACTTCTGCACCAGCGTCTGCAACACGAACTGGCCGACCTCGGTGGAGCGCATCGCCACCGGGGCGCCGTCGTCCGGCTCCAGCATGCCGGCGGCGAAGCCCTCGAACTGGCCCACGACCCGGTCGAACGCGGTGACCGGCGTCTGCGATGCGAGGTTGGCGAGGACGCCGGTGCCGCTGATCAGCTCGTTGTCCTTCAGGAATCCGCCGCTCTCGGGCTGCACGTCGACGAAGCCGACGACCGGCTCGCGTAGCGGCACGACGGTGTCGTCGGCGTAGGGCTCGTCGTCCGACAGCACCGTGCCGGGGACGATGGCGAAGGTCTCGCCGTTGCGGCCGTAAATCGTCTGCGGCTTGCCGTCGACGATGAAGTCGGCGCTACCGAGCGCGCCGGTCATCGCCGAGGGGGCGAAGTCGGACGAGGTGCGGTAGGTGCCGCGGCGCGAGCCGATGGCGAAGAGGCCGGCATCGTCGATATCGTCGAAGGTGCCGCTGACGAAGCCGACGCCGACCGAGACGACCGACCGCTGATCGACGCCGGACCCGTTGATGACCATGCCCGCCTGCAAGGTACCGGGCTGCTCCTGGAAGTCGTCCGCGTCGACCATGTAGAGGTCGGTGGTGCTCGCCGAGAGCAGCGAGCGGCCGAATTCCCGCGCGATCAGCGGGTTCAGGTACGGAAGCTGCGAGTTGAGATCCTGGTTGTCCCACTGCGGGTTGGAGCCGATCTCGTAAGTGCGCACCAGCGGCGCGCGCTCGCCCTCCTCGGGGAAGAAGACGCCGGCCGGGGTCGCGACGCCGCCGTAGCCGGTGAACATCACCTGCTCGAAGGCGCCGTCCGGCCGGTCGGGTTGCAGGTAGTAGAGCACGAACCCGTCGGCGCGGCGGTACATGACCCCGCGTGTGGGCTCCGATTCGCCCTCCTCGTTCACGTTGAAGCCCAGGGTGTTGGACTCGAGGCGGAAGCGGAAGTCGCCTTCCGCCTCGTCGTAAGGGAGGCGCGTGCCGCTGTCGGTGCGGATGCCGGTGATCGTGCCGTCGTCGTCGCGGATGTAGGTGAAGGTCTCGCCGAGCGGGTAATTGGCGAGCAGCGTCAGGCCGCCGTAGTCCACCTCCTCGCCGGGGATGCCGGGCGTGAGGGGGCTGAAGCCGGGCGTGCGGGCCGCGCGCAGCGGGAACTCGTCCTCCGGCGGGGGCGGCGGAGGCGGGGGCGGCGGAGGAGGAGGAGGCGGGGGCGGAGGCGGCGGTGGGGGCGGCGGCTCGGGCTGATTGCCGACGTCGTCGCGGATCTCGTCGCCCGCCGCCTGCTCGACGATGGTGGTCTGGATCTCGTTGGTGGCGCTGACGATGCCGACCTCTTCCACCTCCGGTGCCATGCTGCTGCGCACGATCTGCGGCCGCGGTCGCGGCAAGACGGTCAGCGGCGCCAGCTCGGAGTTCATGTCGGGGATGAGGCTGGCGACCACCTGCTCGTTGGTCGGCCGTGAGCGGGCGCCGCCATTCTTGCCCGGCCGGCCCGAGAGGCGCCCCTGAAGGGTCGACTGGTCGAGCAGGGAGGTGGGAACCGTTTCGACCCGCACCCCGGCGCCGGTGCCGAAGAATGCGAAGGAGTAGCCGTTCTTGTAGATGCGGCCGCGCGGACCGCCGCCGTTCGGGTTGAGGACGATCTCGTCGCCGAACACCAGCGAGGCGGTCGCCGAGGGGCAGCGTCCGTCCGTCATGCAGCCGGGCTCGAGGTCGATGTTGACGATCGCGCCGCGCACGCCGAGCGTGCCGACGGGCGTGCCGAAGCGCACCTGCCCGCCCTGCTTGGACAGCCTGCCGCCCACGAAGCGCAGCGCGCCCTGGGTCACCTCGGCCGCCAGCGAGCCGCCGGAGGAGGCGGGATTGTAGACGAACTCGTCGATCACCACGCGCGAGTTGGAGGCGATGGTGAAGGCCGACCCGTCCACGAACATGATCTGCGCCAGCCCGTCGGACGAGGTGACGACGCGGTCCTGGTAGAGGATGTTGTCGCCGATGACGACGGTGCGGCGCCCGGCGATCCGCTCGACGTCGGTGTTCTGGTTGACCGCGGTGGTCACGCCGATGCGGTCCTGCGCGGCGCCGGGCGAGGCGGTCCACAGGGGCGCGAGCGCGGTCGTCGCGAGGGCGGTGGCGGCCAGGAGGCCGAGACGCGCGGGGGTCATGGTCTTCGCCATCATCAGAACCTTTTGGAGAGCCCGAGCGTGAAGATTGCGTTGGTATATTCGCGCGTGTCGTAGTTGGACGCTTGGTGGCGGATCTGGCCAGTGAGGAAGGCCGAGAAGTTGTTCTCGATCGGCACCGAGACGCCGGCCTCGGCCCAGAAGGCGTAGTCGTCTTCGGTGGAGTTGGGGTCGATCAGCGGGTCCGGACCCCAGTAGCCGCGCCACAAGGTGCCGCCCGTCAGCGACAGCGCCCACGGCACCCCCTGGTCGAGCGGGCCGTAGCCGGGGCCGAAGAAGCGGTAGGTGACATTGCCGACGAGCGACAGCTCGGCGAAGCTCTTGAAGTCGTCGCGCGCGTCGACGATGCGCGAGCCGGCGGCGAGCGAGGTGATCCACTGCGGCGACCACAGTCCCGTCAGCCGGGCCGAGCCGCGATACTCCTCACCCGTCTGTAGCCGGACGGTGGGGTAATATTGCGAGTTGTCGTAGTTGAGCGCGCGCACCTCGGCCCGCCCGTCGTAGAGCAGGTTGCCCATCAGCTTGCTCTGGAAGCGCACGCCGCCGCCGTAGGTGCTGGAGTAGATCGAGTGCCCGAGCGCATTGGCGCCGAGGATGCCGTAGACGCCGATGCGCGCCTCGTCGAGACCCACCCGGCCGAGCCCGAACGAGGGGCCGATCTGCGCCTCGATCAGGTTGAGGTCGAGCCGGCGCATGTCGCCGAAGACGCTGTTGTAGTTGGTGATGTCGGCCTCGATGAGGTCGCCCTGGTTGCGCAGGTCGTAGGAGAAGTGCGCCCGCGCCAGCGAGAAGACGTTCCAGTCGCCGGCCGCCCGCGCGTCCTGGTTCAAGACCACCGGGATGCCGTTCACGGTGATCGTATCGTCGCCCGGCGCGGCGTTGGCGTTGGTCTGGTACTGGATGCCGCCGACCACCTGGCCGGAGACGTAGAACCGCCGGTCCTGCGCGTCGATCTGGCCGAGGAAGCTCTGCACGCGCTCGCGGACCGGGGCCGGGATGTTGGGCTGTGCGGCGACGGCCTCGAGGTAGCTGCGCGCCATCTCGCGCGCGCCGATGCGGTAGTACAGCACTCCGAGTTCGAGCTGCACGCGTGGCAGGTTCGGCGCGAAGACGAGAATGCGCTCGAGGGTCGCGATCGCACCCTCGTAGTCGCCGAGCTGGGCGGAGACGAGCGCATACTCGAAGGCGACGTCGAGGTTGTCGGGATCGTTCAGCGTGGCGAGGAAGAGCTGGTCGCGCCGGGCCTCCAGCGAGCTCGGCCCCGTGGACGACTGCGCCCATCCCGTGCCCGCGAGCGCGACCACGACGAAGAGCGACAGGACACCACGAAGCAGGGCTCCGCGTGCTGTTCGGCGGCGCACCGTCGACATGCGGGCCATGGACCAACCTCTTCGTCAGAAACAGACATAAGGATGCAAATTGATACAGCCGAACTTGACACAGTGCTGGCATGATCACATCGGTCCATGGGGGCCGATTCTGCGTTCTTCCGGCGTGTGTCGCGTCTCGGCAACAATTTTGAGATGACGGCGGGGTGGCGGGTCGATGGAACGCACCGGCGAGGGGGGCGGCTCCGGTCCGCAAGCCCTGAAACAGCGCCGCCTGCGCCCCACTCGGTGGCGCCGGCTGCTGCGCCGCGTGGCACCGCTGACCCTGATCACGTTCGCCCTCATCGTGACCGGCATTCTCGTCAGGGTCGAGAACTTCGCCGCCTTGCAGCGGTTGCGGACGATCGTGTTCGATGAGTACCAGAACCTCCACCCGCGGCAGTATGACCTCGATGCCCCCGTGCGCATCATCGCCATCGACGAGGAATCCCTCGACCGGCTCGGCCAATGGCCCTGGCCGCGCAGCCGCGTCGCCGATCTGGTCGACCGGCTGACCGAGATGGGCGCCGCCGCGATCGGCCTCGACATCCTGTTCGCCGAGGCGGACCGCATGTCGCCCGACAATATCGCCCGCCTGATGCCCGAGGGGCCGGAGCGCGAGCGTGTCGCCGCGGCGCTACAGGGCGTGCCGCGGGGCGACGATATGCTGGCCGTCTCGCTCCAGAATGCGCCGGCGGTGGTGGGCGTCCTGCTGGAGGCGGGGGCGGGGCCGGGGGTCGACGCGCCGCAGGCCGACCGCGGCTTCACCGATCCCAAGGCCGGGTTCGCCTTCGCCGGGGACCCGCCCGACCAGTTCCTCCCCCACTTCGGCCGGATCAACGGGCCGCTTCCGGGCTTGGCGCAGGCCGCCCTCGGCCTCGGCGCGCTCAACTGGCTGCCGGGTACGGACCAGATCGTGCGCACCGTACCGCTGCTCTTCCATGCCGAGGACGGCGTCTACATGCCCGGTCTCGCGGCCGAGACGCTGCGCGTCGCGCAGCAGGCCTCCGGCTTCGTGGTGCGCTCCTCCAACGCCAGCGGGCAGACCTCGTTCGGCGCTCACACCGGCATCAACGCGGTCAAGATCGGCGCCTTCGCCGTGCCGACGACCCGCGACGGCAGCGTGCTGATGCACTACACCCCGCACGAAGCGGCGCGCCTGATCCCCGCCTGGTGGGTGCTGGAGGGGCTCGTCGACCCGGACGAGATCGCCGGGCGCATCATCCTCGTCGGCGCGACGGCGACGGGGCTGTTCGACCTTCAGGCGACGCCGATCGACGTCGCGATCCCCGGCATCGAGATCAACGCCCAGCTCATCGAGCAGATCGTCGAAGGGGTGTGGTTGGAGCGGCCGGACTGGGCGGAGGGGCTGGAGCTCGTCGTCTTCATCGTGCTGGCGGTCCTGTTCGGCTTCGTCTCGGGGCTCTTCTCGCCGCAGACGGCGGTGCTGGTGGGGGTGGCGACCATCGGCCTCGTCTTCGCCGGCAGCTACGCCGCTTTCGTGCGTGCGGGGCTCTTCCTCGACCCGTCCTACCCGTCACTCGCCAGCGCGGTGACCCTGTTCGCGACGACGGCATGGGTCGCCGTGCGCGAGCGGAGGGACCGGCGCTGGGTGCGCGACGCCTTCAGCCGCTACGTCTCGCGCGACGTGGTGGAGAACCTGGCGCAAGACCCCGCCCGGCTGACGCTCGGCGGCGAGATGCGCCCGATGACGATCCTCTTCACGGACATTCGCGGCTTCACCACCATCGGCGAGACGATGGACGCCCAGGCGCTGACCGCCTACCTCAACGCCTTCCTGACAGAGATGACGGGCGTCATCCTCGCCCACCGCGGCACGATCGACAAATATATGGGCGATGCCATCATGGCGTTCTGGAACGCGCCGCTGGACGACTTCGCCCACGCCGCCCACGCCTGCGAGACCGCGCTCCACATGCTCGACGCGCTGGAGGCGTTCAACGCGCGCTCGGGTGGGGCGCTGCCGGAGACGGCCATCGGCATCGGCCTCAACACCGGCGTGTGCTGCGTCGGCAACCTGGGCGCCAGCCAGCGGTTCGACTATTCGGTGATCGGCGACGACGTGAACATCGCCTCGCGCCTGGAGAGCCAGACGAAGACCTACGGGCTGCCGATCCTCGTCGGTCCGAGGACGGCCGAGCAGGCGCGTCCCGCCGGCTATCTCTTCGCCCTGGTGGATAAGGTGAAGGTGAAGGGAAAGACCGAGGCGATCGACGTCTTCGGCCTCATCGGCGGCCCCAACCACCCGCCGTCGCATCAGCTGGAGATGACCGCCAAGGGGATCGACATCCTCGCCGAGGCCGCCCAGGACGGAGACGTCGAGCGCATGAAGGCGGCGCTGGACGCCATCGGCCACACCGAGCCCTGCGTGCTCGACACCGTCGTCGCGATGTATCGCCGGCGCTACGAGCGGCTGACCCGCACCGGCATCGACGATATCGCCGCGACCGACTGAGCCCGGCTCACCCGGTCCGCCGGCAGCTGCCCTGCTCGGTGACGTAGTCGAACGTGAACCCCATCGGCACCGACTGCGGCACCGAGTAGATCAGCGTGTAGCGGAAGTCGCCCCGGCCGGCGAAGAAGTGCAGCGAGGAGGGGCCGTTCATGAACGTCACCGGCGCCCCGGCCTCGATCCGGCCGGCCCAGGCGTAGAGCGCGGCGAACCACGGCTCGTCCCGGTCGGCGATCGCCGCCTCGTAGATGACGAGGTCGCCGTCGCGGCAGAGGTCCTGGATGGTGTCGTCGTCCGCCCCGGCGATTGCCATGCAGTTCATGAACTGGTCCTCCGGGTCGGCCCGGCCGATCAGAATCCGGAACGGCATCTCCGGCGGGGCCTCGGCCCCGGCGACCGGGGTGCCGTCGTCTTCGTGGCGGATGGAGACCGCCCGCGCCCCTTGGCACGCATAGGCGCCGGGGCCGACCTCCTGCGCGTGTGCCGGTGCGCCGCCGCCGGCGGTCACGGCCAGCGCCGACGCCAGCGTTGCCGAAATCCACATCGCACGCCGCGCCGCCATCGCATTCTCCGTTCCTCGCTCGCGTGCCGGAGGCCGTCGCGCCCGGCTCGTCGGGCAATGGTGCAATAAATGCGCGCCCGGCGCCATGTGCGGCCCGCTCCGGCTTTGCCGGCCGACAGCTCGGGCTCGGCGCGTCGACTTTTCGCCGCCGGTTTCGGATCTGGCATTGAGGTTGCAGCGCTCCGGGCCACGCAACCCCGCCCGTACCGCCGCCGCGGCGGGCCGCCCAGGCAACCAGAACGGAGCAAGACATGGTGGATCTGCCCAACGTCCTCAGCCGGACCGTCCTCGCCCTCGGCCTGATCGCGGCGCCGCTCGCGGCCGGCGCCGCCGATCTCGCCGAGATCAAGGAGCGCGGCTACATGAGCATCGCCACCGAGGACAACTACGCACCGTTCGAGATCATGGAGGGTGACACGCCGACCGGCTTCACCCACGACATGGTCGCCGCTCTCAAGGAATACGCCCCGTTCGAGATCCGACAGGACATCCTGCCGTGGTCGGGCCTGCTCGCCGCGGTGCGTGCCGGCAAGTACGACGCGGCGATCACCGGCTCGATCATCTCTCCCGAGCGACTGCGGGTCTTCGATTTCGCGGTGCCGACCGCCTCGGCCCAGCACTACTACATCAAGCGCGCCGACGACGACCGCATCGCCGGCATCGCCGACCTCGACGGGCTGACCGTCGGGGTGCAGGCCGGCTCGGTGCTCCTGTCGCGCCTGCCGGAGCTCGAGGCGATGCTGGAGGAGAGCGGCGGGTCGATGGGCCGCGTCGTCGAGTACACGTCCTATCCGGAGATCTACGAGGACCTGAAGAACGGGCGCCTCGATTATACGGTCAACTCCATCATCTCCGCCAAGAGCCTCATCGCCGAGCGCGGCGACGAGTTCACCCTCGGCGAGCCTGTCTCCGGCCCCGGCTTCCACGCCTACCCGGTGCCCAAGGGCAACGAGGAGCTGCTCGATTTCATCAACGGGTTCATCCTCGAGATGAAGGAGAGCGGCAAGCTCGCCGAGTTGCAGGAGAAATGGTTCGGCCAGGCCTTCCCGGACCTGCCCGCCGAACCCATCACCTCCGTCGAGACCTACGAAGCGCTGACGCGGGTCGACTGATCCGCCCGGCGCACAGGAGGCGAGACGGGTGACCGGCGCCGAATTCCAGATGCTCCTTTCGGGCGCATGGACCACGATTTGGATCTCCGCGCTCGCCATCGTCGGCGGCGTACCGCTCGGCCTCCTGCTGGGGCTGGGGCGGGTCGCGGGGATCCCCGTCCTGTCGCAGGTCCTGGCGCTCTACATCTCCATCGGCCGCGCGACGCCGCTGGTGACGCTGGTGCTGCTGCTCTTCGTGGGCCTGCCGGTGG
This portion of the Acuticoccus sp. I52.16.1 genome encodes:
- a CDS encoding FecR family protein → MMAKTMTPARLGLLAATALATTALAPLWTASPGAAQDRIGVTTAVNQNTDVERIAGRRTVVIGDNILYQDRVVTSSDGLAQIMFVDGSAFTIASNSRVVIDEFVYNPASSGGSLAAEVTQGALRFVGGRLSKQGGQVRFGTPVGTLGVRGAIVNIDLEPGCMTDGRCPSATASLVFGDEIVLNPNGGGPRGRIYKNGYSFAFFGTGAGVRVETVPTSLLDQSTLQGRLSGRPGKNGGARSRPTNEQVVASLIPDMNSELAPLTVLPRPRPQIVRSSMAPEVEEVGIVSATNEIQTTIVEQAAGDEIRDDVGNQPEPPPPPPPPPPPPPPPPPPPPPPPPEDEFPLRAARTPGFSPLTPGIPGEEVDYGGLTLLANYPLGETFTYIRDDDGTITGIRTDSGTRLPYDEAEGDFRFRLESNTLGFNVNEEGESEPTRGVMYRRADGFVLYYLQPDRPDGAFEQVMFTGYGGVATPAGVFFPEEGERAPLVRTYEIGSNPQWDNQDLNSQLPYLNPLIAREFGRSLLSASTTDLYMVDADDFQEQPGTLQAGMVINGSGVDQRSVVSVGVGFVSGTFDDIDDAGLFAIGSRRGTYRTSSDFAPSAMTGALGSADFIVDGKPQTIYGRNGETFAIVPGTVLSDDEPYADDTVVPLREPVVGFVDVQPESGGFLKDNELISGTGVLANLASQTPVTAFDRVVGQFEGFAAGMLEPDDGAPVAMRSTEVGQFVLQTLVQKSGIGGVIIVDDVNESEDPVARYQVPFGLGTVDLSQRADVTGQVEASIALVRGSTTTETYVDHDTYGAIEAGYNNEPGSPDTQMTLDGGQVARQVADQSPATYMIPSTLTPQPQLFADAGVTECECAFLEWGWWGTQTDTETGDGETRRDFVHLGTWAAGDVTRQVDIPTTGSATFDGHAVGNVAAETETGTARYIAVGDVHMDFDFGERAGSIQFSNFDGRDFGGGVGMNETQSALNQFSGSLGGSDYAANAEFPTLYGSVSGAFVDGPEMKAQGIIGSFSAAEPGWQATGTFVGQR
- a CDS encoding CHASE2 domain-containing protein, whose protein sequence is MERTGEGGGSGPQALKQRRLRPTRWRRLLRRVAPLTLITFALIVTGILVRVENFAALQRLRTIVFDEYQNLHPRQYDLDAPVRIIAIDEESLDRLGQWPWPRSRVADLVDRLTEMGAAAIGLDILFAEADRMSPDNIARLMPEGPERERVAAALQGVPRGDDMLAVSLQNAPAVVGVLLEAGAGPGVDAPQADRGFTDPKAGFAFAGDPPDQFLPHFGRINGPLPGLAQAALGLGALNWLPGTDQIVRTVPLLFHAEDGVYMPGLAAETLRVAQQASGFVVRSSNASGQTSFGAHTGINAVKIGAFAVPTTRDGSVLMHYTPHEAARLIPAWWVLEGLVDPDEIAGRIILVGATATGLFDLQATPIDVAIPGIEINAQLIEQIVEGVWLERPDWAEGLELVVFIVLAVLFGFVSGLFSPQTAVLVGVATIGLVFAGSYAAFVRAGLFLDPSYPSLASAVTLFATTAWVAVRERRDRRWVRDAFSRYVSRDVVENLAQDPARLTLGGEMRPMTILFTDIRGFTTIGETMDAQALTAYLNAFLTEMTGVILAHRGTIDKYMGDAIMAFWNAPLDDFAHAAHACETALHMLDALEAFNARSGGALPETAIGIGLNTGVCCVGNLGASQRFDYSVIGDDVNIASRLESQTKTYGLPILVGPRTAEQARPAGYLFALVDKVKVKGKTEAIDVFGLIGGPNHPPSHQLEMTAKGIDILAEAAQDGDVERMKAALDAIGHTEPCVLDTVVAMYRRRYERLTRTGIDDIAATD
- a CDS encoding transporter substrate-binding domain-containing protein, with the protein product MVDLPNVLSRTVLALGLIAAPLAAGAADLAEIKERGYMSIATEDNYAPFEIMEGDTPTGFTHDMVAALKEYAPFEIRQDILPWSGLLAAVRAGKYDAAITGSIISPERLRVFDFAVPTASAQHYYIKRADDDRIAGIADLDGLTVGVQAGSVLLSRLPELEAMLEESGGSMGRVVEYTSYPEIYEDLKNGRLDYTVNSIISAKSLIAERGDEFTLGEPVSGPGFHAYPVPKGNEELLDFINGFILEMKESGKLAELQEKWFGQAFPDLPAEPITSVETYEALTRVD